The Candidatus Methylomirabilis limnetica DNA window GTTGCCACGAGGCGGGTGATCTCTTCAGTCTGGGCCTTAATCGCTTCAACGAATCGATCGAGATACTCCCCCCTTCTCACCCGTGACAGCGCGCGCCAGCCATGAAAAGCCGCCTTCGCGGCCGCGACCGCCTGCTCAGCATCCTCCCGATTCGACAAGGCTGCAACGCCAAGCACCTGATCGAATTTGGCGGGATTACGACTTTCAAACCTGGCTCCCCCGACCGCCTCCACCCATCTCCCACCAATATAATTCTTACCCTCCATCGATCTCCCTCCTGAAAACGATAAGAGCAGGTCACCTCTCGGCTTCCTGCTCTTGGTATTGTATTAGGTTTCTCACCCCCGCAACTACTGACTAAGCCTTTACGCCGCCCACCACCCGATCCCGCCCCCGTCACAGTCAAGATCCGATGGGCACTGATAATCTAGCGCGAACGACAAGCGAGGGCAAGCTGTTTCGCTAAAAGTCAGCCCGATAGTTCCTTGACATATTGGAAGGGGCAGATTAGATTACAACTAGCTGCAACATAACGGTTTATAATACCTTTCCTGATCCTTGGTAGGCTTCTCGATACCGTCGTTGATCTTCTCATGTCGGAGAGGGCGCCATGCAGAGCAATGCCAGACAAAAGCGATTTGACGCCTTTTGGAAGAAGGTCGAACGGAAGGTTCATCGGCATCAAGCGATCAGGAACAACAGGTTCTGCGCCTGGTTCAATCGTGGGGAAGCCAACACCGCTCAAGTCATCCATTTCCTTGAACAGTTCGGGGTCTTTTCCAAGCATTTTGTCCCGATACAAGCCAAGCGAGTCGCCCGCGCGACAAACATTGAAAGCGAAAGGCTGGCACGCCATATCCTGGTCAACGAAAGCGGTGTGAGACTCGGCCCGGATAAGACCCCGGAGAATCAGACGTTCAGAACGGAGTGGGCCCATATCGAGTGGTTGCGCCAGACGTGCGCGCCACTCCCACTGGATCCGGAACGGTTAGGCAACTGGAGAACCGCTACCCCACCGACACGGCGCTTTCTGATTGAGCTTGAGAAGGCGTATGGAAGCCTCGATTGGCTGGTCGCCGGCGGCGCCAGTTACGGAATCGAGACGTGGGCGGCGTGGGGAATCGGGAAAGGTGAGGAGGCGGAATCCAAGAATTTCTGGAAGCAGCTCATCATTGGACTGAAGGGCTATAATGAAACACAGCGTCTGCTCCATGGCCTGGAGCCGATCCCTCTCGGCTTTTTCGAGCATCACTTCGAGCTTGAAACAGGGCATGGGGAGAATGTGTATGGCGAGCTCCTGAAAAGCTTTTCTCGCCCAAGGTTCGATGAAGATAAGTTTATAGAGGGCGGGCGAAGAGCGCTTGATGCCCTTTATATTTTCTGGGAGGGCCTTAACTCAGCCAGAAAGGCTCTTGCGTGACGGGCGCGAGGGGTTCGATGAGGTTCGCTCCCGGCGTGACGCTCGTATCGCCGACCCTCGATGCAGGGCTAGCGCGCAGGATCATTGAGGAGACGGATCCATTCTCGACCCGACAGCATCTGGCGTACCCATCGGATCACGATGGGGCACAGGTGCATCTCGACGCCTACTTCTCCACCGAAGCGCTTGTTCAAATCCCGGAATTCGCTTCATGGCTCGTCGAAGACGTTGTGTTATGGATGACGGCGAAGGACCTCCGGCCTCAACTCATATTTGCTCCTGGCACTGACGCCGTCCGGGTCTTCGTCGAGAGACTTTCAAAAGCCGTCGGTGCCAAGCCGGTCTATCTCGAGACCAAGCCCAGCGGGCGATTCGGTAACACTATCGAGGGGAGTGTTCCCACCGATGCCTCGGTGTTGACGTTTAATCTGACCAGTTTGACCGGTGGCCGGTGCATCGGGTTTCGATTGCCTGAAGCGGCCACCCATGCCGGCGGTAACGTCATCGGCACGGCCGCGATTGCCCTCGGGACCTCACCGATTAACGAGGAGCTTCGAAGCAGATTTTCTGACAACCTCTACATCGCGTTCCACGTCGCGGTCACGAATCATAACCCGGATGCCTGCCCCGCGAATGCGCCCAGACTGCGTCCCTGGCAAGAGGCGAATGCGGAAATCATTGCTCGCCTCAGAAAGTGAAGCGCCATGACCACTGCCTCGATCAAAGACCAACTCACCTATCCGGTCAGATTCCTGGACGGCGTCTCCGATGCCAGACACATCATCGGCATGGGAAGGAGTCTAGGGAGGAGCGACGAGGAGATTCACAAAGGTCTCGAACTTCGCAAGGTCAGGTGGGCGTACTATGCGCTCGCCCTTGGCCGGCACGAGATCCATGACTCTGGCGAGACGCTGTTCATCCCGCGAACGGTCCAAAGACCGGACTACGAGTTCGAAATCGCTCTCCTTCTCGACCGGGCGACGAAGGCAGGGTGGACTGAAGAAGAGGCAGAGGATTTTCTGCAGGAGTATGGTCGCGTGACCATCCTCAACGATCTCTCCTGCCGGTGTCTTCAGGCAGAGGACAATCTACTTGGGCTTGGCCCTGCGCGGAGCAAGTCCATCCTTGGGAAGGTGCTCGGGCCGCGTTTTCTGCCGTATGCGGAGTTCGCGAAGCGAAACTCTCACATTGTCCTGCGGGTGAATGGCGAGGTTCGTCTGGAAGCCCAGGCATGCACCGACTCGACATTATGGACCTTTCCAAAAATCAGCTCCTACCTCTCTCAACAGCCCTTGATTCTCGAAGCCGGAACGCTCATCGGGTCCGGGACCTTTGGCGGCGGCTCGATCGCCGAAACGTCCGGGAAGTATCCCTGGCTTGCAGATGGAAATACGGTAGACGTCGTGGAGATGGAGGTCGAGGGGATTGGGGTCCTGAAAAACCGCTTCACGAGAAAGAGCGAAGAGGATGGATAGGACGCAGGTGGGACCAGGCGGCTTGAGCGAGGCGGAACGGGATCTGCTCCTGGCAGAACTGTGGGGCACATTTACGTTGAAGCTCGATCATGCGGCACTCGCGACCCAGAGCCTCCGGGAAACCGCCTATCTGTTCATGCGCGCACTCCAGGGGGGTCGGGTGACCTACAAGAGTCACGATGTCAATGATCCAGAGGCCCCTTCCAGCATGAAGACCGTCGGAATCCAGCTCGGCAGGATGCCGGGGGCCGGCTATATCGCGCCGGTGGAGGGAATCGACCGGAAGGGAGAGTCGCAGGTCTCACACATTATCAAGTGCTGCGGGGAAGGGATCCAGCACGTCGCGCTCCGCATCGAAGGAGGATCGATCGAAACGTACCGTCGGATCACGGAGCGGCTGGGGGTCCGCTACATCACCCCCATCCTGTATGACGATCGCAGCCGGCTCTTGCAGATGTTCACCGGTTCGCTCTTCCGCTCGCCGAATCCAGCGGCAGGCCCCTTCATCGAGCTCAACCAACGCCTCGACCTGTTTGATCACGATCCCACTCATTTCCACCATGCCACGGTCCAGGCGCTGTATCGGTACATGGAGGAGCTCCAGGAGGCCGGCGCACCGATCTGGATCCTCGACTTCGACGCCATCCCGCCGGACTGGGACCCGTTCGCAGAATGAGACGAGACCGACGCCAGTTCGTTCTACGTCGGAAAGAGAGACAGGCGAGGACCGACACGCCATGACGCATCGTGAGCTTCGTCGAGAGTTAATCGCCCGATGCGGCTACAATCTTTTTGAACTCAAGCCGTCGGAAATTTGCGTGGATCTCTTGACCGATTCTGGAACTACGCCGCTCTCTGAAGCGCAGCGGAAAGCCGTCTCACGAGTGCTCAGGAAGCGCAGAACGAATGAACGGGCGTATGCCGGCAACGAGAGCGCTGAGCGACTGCGAGCGGCACTTCGAGAGGTCTTCCCCGATTTTCCGTATGTGATTCTCGTCCATCAGGGGCGAGGAGCCGAGCGGGTGTTCTGCGATGGATTTATTCGATCAGGTCTCTGGACGTTACCCCAAGATCTTTGGAGGCAAGAGACACCGCATCAGAAGCGACGAAGGCCCATAGTTATCGGCAACGCTCCCTTTGATACGACTCGGGGCAACATCGAGGCGGCAGAGGCGGAGATCATTGACGCAACGACCCGCCTCTGGCATGATCCCAATACACCCTTGCCTTTCAAGGGCAATGTCGATGTTGAGCTACTCGATCGCTCGTTGATTCGTGATGGCGATCGCATGGCGTGCACGTTGATCACCGCAACGTGCAATACGGCGGCCGGGCAGCCAGTAAGTACGAGCAATTTCGGCGAGGTGGGGTTGCGGACCTCTTCGGCTGGAACGCTTCTCGTGGCCGACATCGCCAGGATCTTCCTGAACGCTTTTCTCAATAAGAAGAACCTCCCTTACGATGTCGGTATCACCATACAAGGAATCGTAAAGCAATCGTTGACGCCTGTCGACCTCTGTCTCATGTCCGCCAAGAAAGACGCGCTGAGTCCAGGCGGTGGGTGCATCCTTATGAAGGATCGCGCGCTCTACGAGGCCCTCCTACCCTACGCGATACTTTCTGAAGGGGGAAAGGATTACGGGGGCATGACCACCGAGACCATGGAAGCGTTTGGCGTAGGGCTGAAGGAAGGCCTCAACGAATCGTTTCTGGAAGAGTACACCGGGCAAGTTGCCTATCTCGGTGAGGGCTTGAAATCTGCCGGCTGGCCGATGTATGAGCCTTTCGGGGGACATGCGGTATACCTCGATGCAGGAGCTGCGTTGGACCACCTCGCACCGGACGACTTACCTGGTCAGGCTTGCGCGGTTGAACTCTACATCGAGTGTGGCGTCCGGGCCTGCGAGCTGGGCACCGCGATGGCCGGTCGCGATCCCAAGACGGGAAAGAACCGCCATCCCAGGTTTGAGTTTGTGCGGCTTGCGCTTCCACGCCTGCGCTATACACGAGACGACCTTGACCGCGTCATCAAGGGCGCAGAGCGATTGTGGAAACGACGGCGCGACATCCATGGAATGATGTTTGTCGAACCTGAACCGCCAGGCCTCAGACACTTTACCGCAACATATAAATGGAAGTGAGTAAACTCAGGATGGGGCGAAAACATGGCTGAGAATGTGCCAAAGATGGTGAATCTGACACGGACCGAGCGACGGGTCCGGTCTGATTACCAGACAGCTCTTACGGACTGGCACTCTACTGGCCGTCCTCCGAGGGGCCTTTCGAGCTACAAGCTCGAGTTCGGCACGGAACTCCTGATGGAGCACCCTCCAACCGCCATCGTCGAAAGCGCGACGATTCCCGCCGACCACCCCTTGTTCAAAGCACACGTCGAACGGCCAATAGGGGAAAGTCGCCCTCTCCAGAGGCAAGCCTTTCACGTAGCAGAGATGGCCACGTCCGGCTCCTTCGTCCCCATCCTCTCAAGTAACGATGTCACCATTTGGGTCTGCAATGGTGATTTCGGGGAAGCCGGGAAGTGGCAACCGCCCTCTCGTCATGCGGACTGCGATGAACTCTATTTTGTCCATCGAGCCCACCATCCCCTGAGCCTCATTACCGATTTCGGACTGCTCAAGGAAGTTCGGGAGGGCGATTTCGTTTTTCTGCCCCGAGGTACCACCTATTCGTTTCTCTTTACCGGAAGGGTTTCTATCCTCCTCTACGAAATCCCGAAACGGCTGTTTCGCCCCTACGACTACTGGATGGGGGATCAGCAGCCCTGGCCCTTTTCGCCGGCTGCTCCGATTCCGCCAGAACCGAAGCCTCTTGCTGGGCTCCATCCGCCGCTCAGCGGCGACGAGGCCACACAGGTTGTCGTCAAAAGACGGCTGGGCGGTTTCACGTTGCTCAAATATGCAGCGTCGGTCTTCGATGTCGTGGCGTGGGAGGGAGAGGTGTGGCCATTCATCTTGCGCCTCAACGATATAGTTGCGCTGTCCTCACCACACGTTCATCTCGATCCGAAGAAGCTCACCGTCTTCGTAAGCGAGGATGAAGGAATGGCATTGCAGGTTTTCCTGCCCCGGTGGATCCACAGCCTGCCGTATCACCATCTCAACTGGGTGGATGAGGTTCTCTTCAACCACAAGGGGTACAGCGCGCGGCCCGAGATCACCGACGGCTTCATGACCTTACATCCGGTCGGTCTGGCCCATGGCCCAGATTTGAAACTCCTGGCCAACATCGCCCGGAAAGAGATACCCAGCCCAAAGGACCTGCATTTCCTGGAAGAGATCGCCGTGATGGTGGAATCCAGGTCGCCGTTCGTTGTCCTGAAGGATGCGGAGAATGTGGAATTGAAGGGGTACGACCAATCCTGGTACCA harbors:
- a CDS encoding fumarylacetoacetate hydrolase family protein codes for the protein MTTASIKDQLTYPVRFLDGVSDARHIIGMGRSLGRSDEEIHKGLELRKVRWAYYALALGRHEIHDSGETLFIPRTVQRPDYEFEIALLLDRATKAGWTEEEAEDFLQEYGRVTILNDLSCRCLQAEDNLLGLGPARSKSILGKVLGPRFLPYAEFAKRNSHIVLRVNGEVRLEAQACTDSTLWTFPKISSYLSQQPLILEAGTLIGSGTFGGGSIAETSGKYPWLADGNTVDVVEMEVEGIGVLKNRFTRKSEEDG
- a CDS encoding tryptophanase: MTHRELRRELIARCGYNLFELKPSEICVDLLTDSGTTPLSEAQRKAVSRVLRKRRTNERAYAGNESAERLRAALREVFPDFPYVILVHQGRGAERVFCDGFIRSGLWTLPQDLWRQETPHQKRRRPIVIGNAPFDTTRGNIEAAEAEIIDATTRLWHDPNTPLPFKGNVDVELLDRSLIRDGDRMACTLITATCNTAAGQPVSTSNFGEVGLRTSSAGTLLVADIARIFLNAFLNKKNLPYDVGITIQGIVKQSLTPVDLCLMSAKKDALSPGGGCILMKDRALYEALLPYAILSEGGKDYGGMTTETMEAFGVGLKEGLNESFLEEYTGQVAYLGEGLKSAGWPMYEPFGGHAVYLDAGAALDHLAPDDLPGQACAVELYIECGVRACELGTAMAGRDPKTGKNRHPRFEFVRLALPRLRYTRDDLDRVIKGAERLWKRRRDIHGMMFVEPEPPGLRHFTATYKWK
- a CDS encoding homogentisate 1,2-dioxygenase domain-containing protein codes for the protein MAENVPKMVNLTRTERRVRSDYQTALTDWHSTGRPPRGLSSYKLEFGTELLMEHPPTAIVESATIPADHPLFKAHVERPIGESRPLQRQAFHVAEMATSGSFVPILSSNDVTIWVCNGDFGEAGKWQPPSRHADCDELYFVHRAHHPLSLITDFGLLKEVREGDFVFLPRGTTYSFLFTGRVSILLYEIPKRLFRPYDYWMGDQQPWPFSPAAPIPPEPKPLAGLHPPLSGDEATQVVVKRRLGGFTLLKYAASVFDVVAWEGEVWPFILRLNDIVALSSPHVHLDPKKLTVFVSEDEGMALQVFLPRWIHSLPYHHLNWVDEVLFNHKGYSARPEITDGFMTLHPVGLAHGPDLKLLANIARKEIPSPKDLHFLEEIAVMVESRSPFVVLKDAENVELKGYDQSWYQQSLESNYSGV